A region from the Ralstonia pickettii genome encodes:
- a CDS encoding response regulator has protein sequence MDAHVDHILIVDDDREIRELVSTYLTKNGLRVTASPDGRHMRAFLEANSVDLIVLDLMLPGDDGLVLCRELRAGKHKATPVLMLTARDDETDRIIGLEMGADDYLAKPFAARELLARIKAVLRRTRMLPPNLQISEAGQMLAFGDWQLDTTARHLIDAEGTIVALSGAEYRLLRVFVDHPMRVFNRDQLLNLTQGREAEMFERSVDLLVSRLRQRLNDDARDPAYIKTVRSEGYVFAKPVEIKEARQ, from the coding sequence ATGGACGCCCACGTCGACCACATCCTGATCGTCGATGATGACCGCGAGATCCGCGAACTTGTTTCGACCTATCTCACCAAGAACGGCCTGCGTGTGACCGCCTCGCCCGATGGGCGCCACATGCGTGCGTTCCTGGAGGCCAACAGCGTCGACCTCATCGTGCTCGACCTGATGCTGCCCGGCGACGACGGCCTGGTGCTGTGCCGCGAACTGCGCGCCGGCAAGCACAAGGCCACGCCCGTGTTGATGCTGACGGCGCGCGACGACGAGACCGATCGCATCATCGGCCTGGAAATGGGCGCTGACGATTACCTCGCCAAGCCGTTTGCCGCGCGCGAGCTGCTCGCCCGCATCAAGGCCGTGTTGCGCCGCACGCGCATGCTGCCGCCCAACCTGCAGATTTCCGAAGCGGGGCAGATGCTGGCCTTTGGCGACTGGCAGCTCGACACCACCGCGCGCCACCTGATCGATGCCGAGGGCACCATCGTTGCGCTGAGCGGCGCGGAATACCGCCTGCTGCGCGTGTTTGTCGACCACCCGATGCGCGTGTTCAACCGCGATCAACTGCTCAACCTCACGCAAGGCCGCGAGGCCGAGATGTTCGAGCGATCCGTCGACCTGCTGGTGAGCCGCCTGCGTCAGCGCCTGAATGACGATGCACGCGACCCGGCGTACATCAAGACCGTGCGCAGCGAGGGCTATGTCTTTGCCAAGCCGGTGGAGATCAAGGAGGCACGCCAATGA
- a CDS encoding sensor histidine kinase → MTATMSMRAWAWPRTLGSRLFVILLAGLVVAYALSFAVLFSERYMSAREVMLGTLETDVSTAIAILDRLPADERPQWLPRLNRGNYQYILGPGLPGVPEMTQRGKDIAARISEASGGRFPVTVESIPGDGKQLQAHLTLSDGSTLTIDVHPRMTPIAQWLPYVLVVQLLLLIVCCWFAVRLSIRPLVALADAADALNPNAQTPPLDETGPTELARAAHAFNAMRERIARFVEERVQILAAISHDLLTPITRMKLRAELAEDSEEKRKLLSDLAEIETLVREGLAYARSAHGDGEKPSRIDVGSFVESLVYDYQDTGKPVTLEQHATGAIVTRPHALRRVLTNLTDNAIKFGGAAEMDVRRDGDAVVIEVRDRGPGIPEDKLEAVLQPFVRLENSRSRETGGTGLGLAIAQQLAEAAGGGLTLRNREGGGLVAQVRLGQVVALAPRE, encoded by the coding sequence ATGACCGCAACCATGAGCATGCGCGCCTGGGCATGGCCACGGACGCTCGGCTCGCGCCTCTTTGTGATCCTGCTGGCGGGTTTGGTGGTGGCGTATGCGCTGTCGTTTGCCGTGCTGTTTTCCGAGCGCTACATGAGCGCGCGCGAGGTGATGCTCGGCACGCTGGAAACCGATGTGTCCACGGCCATCGCCATCCTTGACCGCCTGCCTGCCGACGAGCGCCCGCAGTGGCTGCCGCGTCTGAACCGCGGCAACTATCAGTACATACTCGGCCCGGGCTTGCCCGGCGTGCCGGAGATGACCCAGCGCGGCAAGGACATCGCCGCCCGCATCAGCGAGGCCAGCGGCGGCCGCTTTCCGGTGACGGTAGAGTCGATACCCGGCGACGGCAAGCAGCTGCAGGCACACCTCACGCTCAGCGACGGCAGCACGCTCACCATCGATGTGCATCCGCGCATGACGCCCATTGCGCAGTGGCTGCCGTATGTGCTGGTGGTGCAATTGCTGTTGCTGATCGTGTGCTGCTGGTTTGCGGTGCGATTGTCGATCCGCCCGCTGGTTGCATTGGCCGACGCCGCCGATGCGCTCAACCCCAACGCGCAGACGCCGCCGCTGGATGAAACCGGTCCGACCGAACTGGCGCGCGCCGCACATGCCTTCAACGCCATGCGCGAGCGCATTGCCCGCTTTGTCGAAGAGCGCGTGCAGATTCTGGCCGCCATTTCGCATGACCTGCTGACGCCCATCACCCGCATGAAGCTGCGCGCCGAACTGGCCGAAGATTCTGAAGAGAAGCGCAAGCTGCTGAGTGATCTGGCTGAGATTGAAACCCTCGTGCGGGAGGGCCTGGCCTATGCGCGCAGTGCGCATGGCGATGGTGAAAAGCCCTCGCGCATCGATGTCGGATCGTTTGTCGAAAGCCTGGTGTACGACTACCAGGACACGGGCAAGCCCGTCACCCTGGAGCAGCACGCCACCGGCGCCATCGTCACGCGCCCCCACGCGTTGCGCCGCGTGTTGACCAACCTGACCGACAACGCCATCAAGTTTGGCGGCGCGGCGGAAATGGATGTGCGTCGCGACGGCGACGCCGTGGTGATCGAGGTGCGCGACCGCGGACCCGGCATTCCTGAAGACAAGCTTGAGGCGGTGTTGCAGCCGTTTGTACGGCTGGAGAATTCGCGCAGCCGCGAGACGGGCGGCACGGGGTTGGGCTTGGCGATCGCACAGCAGTTGGCGGAGGCTGCAGGCGGTGGGCTCACGTTGCGCAATCGCGAAGGCGGCGGTCTGGTGGCGCAGGTGAGGCTCGGTCAGGTGGTTGCGTTGGCGCCGCGCGAATAA
- a CDS encoding DUF72 domain-containing protein, with protein MTIRIGISGWRYEGWRGVFYPEDLAQRRELEFASRQFDTIEINGSHYSLQSINSWQAWHDTVPDGFVFAVKGPRYLTHMLRFRDEAAVPALANFFASGVLALRRKLGPFLWQFPPNYRFDAERFERFLSLLPPDTSAARALARQHDGRVKAPWFATRDQRPLRHAVEVRHESFCTPEFAALLRRHHAALVVSHAIADWPYLEDVTADFVYLRLHGADALYSGAYADAALNRWADRIRQWAAGREPPDAQRVGPPARLRRGGRDIYCYFDNDKKVEAPSDARRLLERLQRAE; from the coding sequence ATGACGATCCGTATCGGCATCTCGGGTTGGCGCTACGAAGGGTGGCGTGGCGTGTTCTATCCGGAAGACCTGGCGCAACGCCGCGAGCTGGAGTTTGCGTCGCGCCAGTTCGACACCATCGAGATCAACGGGTCGCACTACTCGCTGCAGTCGATCAACAGTTGGCAGGCCTGGCATGACACCGTGCCCGATGGTTTCGTTTTTGCCGTCAAGGGGCCGCGGTATCTGACCCACATGCTGCGCTTTCGGGACGAGGCCGCGGTGCCGGCGCTGGCCAACTTCTTCGCTTCTGGGGTGCTGGCGCTGCGGCGCAAGCTCGGACCGTTTCTGTGGCAATTTCCGCCCAACTACCGGTTCGATGCCGAGCGCTTCGAGCGCTTTCTTTCGCTGTTGCCCCCCGACACGTCTGCTGCGCGTGCGTTGGCGCGGCAGCACGACGGGCGCGTCAAGGCCCCGTGGTTCGCCACGCGCGATCAGCGGCCCCTGCGCCATGCGGTGGAAGTGCGCCACGAAAGCTTCTGCACGCCGGAATTTGCGGCGCTCCTGCGTCGGCATCACGCCGCGCTGGTGGTCTCGCATGCGATTGCGGACTGGCCGTACCTTGAAGACGTGACGGCCGATTTCGTCTACCTGCGCCTGCACGGCGCCGATGCGCTCTACAGCGGCGCCTATGCGGATGCGGCGCTCAACCGCTGGGCCGATCGCATCCGCCAATGGGCCGCTGGCCGTGAGCCGCCCGATGCGCAACGCGTTGGCCCGCCCGCCAGACTGCGGCGCGGCGGCCGCGACATCTATTGCTATTTTGATAACGATAAAAAGGTCGAAGCGCCTTCCGATGCGCGGCGATTGCTCGAACGGCTGCAGCGTGCCGAGTAA
- a CDS encoding SIR2 family protein: MARKGQPASLIEWPPRLVEDIARRRAVLFFGSGISANARSADGSRHPPTWAELLCLAADAIAPAASQLAEEVRAFVARGDVLTAAEIVRRVLGQRRLTALLRRELVTPRFEVAPIHDALLALDFRITLTPNFDTLYETRAHAHGTAPVVVCDYSNPTVAARVREDCNLIIKTHGSMSHPATLIFSRCDYVQARARFRAFYDLVEALLRTHTFLFLGCGIDDSDMRALLEAYGAEHPGAERHYFVTAADTFSDVTAAVLEDALNLHVLRYQAQAADHSALLEAVRALGTAVERERGAMRGRRPRGAAR, from the coding sequence ATGGCGCGCAAAGGCCAGCCCGCTTCCCTGATCGAATGGCCGCCTCGCCTGGTAGAAGACATCGCCCGGCGCCGTGCGGTGCTTTTCTTCGGGTCGGGCATTTCGGCCAATGCCCGCTCGGCCGATGGCTCACGGCATCCGCCCACGTGGGCAGAACTGCTGTGCCTGGCCGCCGATGCCATCGCGCCCGCCGCATCCCAACTGGCAGAAGAAGTTCGCGCCTTTGTCGCACGCGGCGATGTACTGACTGCTGCTGAAATCGTGCGCCGCGTGCTGGGCCAGCGCCGGCTGACCGCGCTGTTACGCCGTGAGCTGGTCACGCCACGCTTTGAAGTGGCACCAATCCACGATGCATTGCTCGCGCTCGATTTCCGCATCACGCTCACACCCAACTTCGACACGCTGTACGAAACGCGCGCCCATGCGCACGGCACAGCGCCGGTCGTGGTGTGCGACTACAGCAACCCCACCGTGGCAGCGCGTGTGCGTGAAGACTGCAACCTCATCATCAAGACACACGGCTCGATGAGCCATCCGGCCACGCTCATCTTCTCGCGCTGCGATTACGTGCAAGCGCGAGCCCGCTTCCGTGCCTTCTACGACCTGGTGGAGGCATTGCTGCGCACGCACACCTTCCTGTTTCTCGGCTGCGGCATCGACGACTCCGACATGCGCGCGCTGCTCGAAGCCTACGGCGCCGAACACCCCGGCGCCGAACGCCATTACTTCGTGACCGCCGCCGACACGTTCTCCGACGTCACTGCCGCCGTGCTGGAAGACGCGCTCAACCTGCATGTGCTGCGCTACCAGGCACAGGCAGCGGACCATTCGGCGCTGCTTGAGGCTGTCCGTGCGCTCGGCACGGCGGTTGAGCGCGAGCGCGGGGCCATGCGCGGCCGTCGCCCACGCGGTGCCGCGCGATGA
- a CDS encoding GlxA family transcriptional regulator, producing the protein MAHRIAVLIFPDFQLLDAAGPVAAFEVASRYRDDHYALRTIAAQAGLVRSSSGARWDADALPPASQVDTLLIAGGDGVDAAMADARTRRFVQRCAARGARVASVCSGSLLLAATGLLNGRRATTHWSRSEQFARAFPQVQLEPDHIYVNDGPIWTSAGISAGIDLALALIAEDLGERLARAVARQLVVYYRRPGGQSQFSALNEMDSARGRFKPLLDHVRRNLGAPHRVGDLAEHACMSPRHFARAFQVETGLTPAKAVEKLRVEAARAALESGAASMQRVAAECGFGDTERMRRSFQRLLGVPPSSLRAR; encoded by the coding sequence ATGGCCCACCGCATCGCTGTGCTCATCTTTCCGGACTTCCAGTTGCTCGACGCCGCGGGGCCTGTGGCGGCGTTTGAAGTTGCCAGCCGGTATCGGGACGACCACTACGCGCTGCGCACGATTGCCGCGCAGGCCGGCCTCGTACGCAGTTCTTCCGGGGCGCGCTGGGATGCCGACGCCCTGCCCCCGGCCAGCCAGGTCGACACGCTGCTCATTGCGGGCGGCGACGGCGTGGATGCGGCCATGGCGGATGCACGCACGCGCCGCTTCGTGCAACGCTGCGCAGCCCGCGGCGCGCGCGTTGCCAGCGTGTGTTCGGGCAGCCTGTTGCTGGCCGCCACGGGCTTGCTGAACGGCCGGCGCGCCACCACCCACTGGAGCCGCAGCGAGCAGTTCGCGCGCGCGTTCCCGCAGGTGCAGCTCGAACCGGACCACATCTACGTGAACGACGGCCCAATCTGGACCAGCGCCGGCATCAGCGCCGGCATCGATCTGGCGCTCGCGCTCATCGCCGAAGACCTGGGCGAGCGCCTGGCACGCGCGGTGGCGCGGCAGTTGGTCGTGTATTACCGCCGGCCCGGCGGGCAGTCGCAGTTTTCGGCGCTGAATGAGATGGATTCGGCACGCGGCCGCTTCAAGCCGCTGCTCGACCACGTGCGCCGCAACCTGGGCGCACCGCACCGTGTAGGCGATCTGGCCGAGCACGCCTGCATGAGCCCGCGCCATTTCGCCCGGGCGTTCCAGGTCGAAACCGGTCTCACCCCTGCAAAAGCCGTGGAAAAATTGCGCGTTGAGGCGGCCCGCGCCGCGCTGGAAAGCGGAGCTGCCTCCATGCAGCGGGTCGCCGCCGAATGCGGTTTTGGCGATACCGAGCGCATGCGACGGAGTTTCCAGCGCCTGCTTGGCGTCCCCCCTTCTTCGTTGCGCGCACGCTAA
- a CDS encoding DJ-1/PfpI family protein: MTTSPFIVVFALYNRVTQLDFTGPHEVFWRLPGAQCVVASAAGGEIHADGGLTISNVQRLADIPHADLICVPGGFGVIEAMEDAEFVRQVRRLADGARYVTSVCSGSLVLGAAGLLQGKRAACHWAWRNLLPAFGATVDEARVVRDGNLITGGGVTAGIDMALTVMADIAGAEHAQAVQLGIEYAPAPPFDCGRPERAAPEILAAVTSRLDRLRADRHDAVQRAAQRL, from the coding sequence ATGACGACTTCCCCATTTATCGTTGTCTTTGCGCTGTACAACCGTGTCACCCAGCTCGACTTCACCGGTCCGCATGAGGTGTTCTGGCGGCTGCCCGGCGCGCAATGCGTGGTGGCTTCCGCGGCCGGTGGCGAGATCCATGCCGACGGTGGTCTCACCATCTCGAACGTGCAGCGGCTGGCCGATATTCCGCACGCCGACTTGATCTGCGTGCCTGGCGGTTTCGGCGTGATCGAAGCCATGGAAGACGCAGAGTTCGTGCGTCAGGTGCGGCGCCTGGCCGACGGCGCACGCTATGTGACCTCCGTCTGCAGCGGCTCGCTCGTGCTGGGCGCGGCGGGGTTGCTGCAGGGCAAGCGCGCGGCCTGCCACTGGGCATGGCGCAACCTGCTGCCCGCGTTCGGCGCCACCGTCGATGAAGCGCGCGTAGTCCGTGACGGCAACCTCATTACCGGCGGCGGCGTAACCGCCGGCATCGATATGGCGCTGACGGTCATGGCCGACATCGCCGGTGCCGAGCATGCGCAGGCCGTGCAGCTCGGTATCGAATACGCGCCCGCACCGCCGTTCGATTGCGGCCGCCCAGAGCGTGCGGCACCGGAGATTCTTGCAGCAGTGACGTCGCGGCTGGATCGTTTGCGCGCCGATCGCCATGACGCCGTGCAGCGGGCGGCGCAGCGCCTCTGA